In one window of Tenacibaculum mesophilum DNA:
- the acs gene encoding acetate--CoA ligase has protein sequence MSNYHVKTLEEYFQVYRKSVRNPELFWEEIAEEHFVWRKKWDTVLDYNFEKTEFKWFEGAKLNITENCIDRHLHIRGDKTAILFEPNNPKEEAQHISYKELHKRVCKFANVLKDHGIKKGDRVCIYLPMIPELAISVLACARIGAVHSVVFAGFSSTALATRVNDCEAKMVITSDGSYRGTKTIDLKSIVDEALEDCPTIENVLVAKRINSDIQLKEGRDKWLAPLLEEAYQDCVPEIMDAEDPLFILYTSGSTGSPKGMLHTTAGYMVYTAYTFKNVFNYKENDVYWCTADIGWITGHSYIVYGPLANGATTVMFEGVPSYPDFGRFWEIVEKHNINQFYTAPTAIRALAKENLEFVDSHNLSSVKVLGTVGEPINEEAWHWYNDNVGKKKSPIVDTWWQTETGGIMISPLPYITPTKPTYATLPLPGIQIALMDENGKEVKGNQVDGRLCIKYPWPSMARTIWGNHQRYKETYFSAFDDMYFTGDGALRDEVGYYRITGRVDDVIIVSGHNLGTAPIEDAINEHPAVAESAIVGFPHEVKGNALYGYVILKETGEVRNQDNLRKEINQIITEHIGPIAKLDKIQFTEGVPKTRSGKIMRRILRKIAHNELDNLGDVSTLLNPEVVQNIIDNRL, from the coding sequence ATGAGTAACTACCACGTAAAAACATTAGAAGAATATTTTCAAGTATATAGAAAGTCCGTTAGAAATCCAGAATTATTTTGGGAAGAAATAGCAGAAGAACACTTTGTTTGGAGGAAAAAATGGGATACCGTTTTGGACTATAATTTTGAGAAAACTGAGTTCAAATGGTTTGAAGGAGCAAAGCTAAATATTACAGAAAACTGTATTGACCGTCATTTGCATATCAGAGGAGATAAAACAGCTATTTTATTTGAGCCCAACAACCCAAAAGAAGAAGCTCAACATATTTCTTATAAAGAACTACACAAACGTGTTTGTAAGTTTGCTAATGTTTTAAAAGACCACGGGATAAAGAAAGGAGATAGAGTTTGTATTTACTTACCAATGATTCCAGAATTAGCTATTTCGGTTTTAGCTTGCGCACGAATCGGAGCAGTACACTCAGTTGTTTTTGCAGGATTTTCATCAACAGCATTAGCAACGAGAGTTAATGATTGCGAAGCAAAAATGGTAATTACTTCAGATGGTTCCTACAGAGGGACAAAAACTATTGATTTAAAGAGTATTGTAGATGAAGCATTAGAAGATTGTCCTACTATAGAAAATGTATTAGTTGCTAAAAGAATTAATTCAGATATTCAATTAAAAGAAGGACGAGATAAGTGGTTAGCACCTTTATTAGAAGAAGCTTATCAAGATTGTGTTCCAGAGATTATGGATGCTGAAGATCCATTATTCATTTTATACACTTCTGGTTCAACAGGAAGTCCAAAAGGAATGTTACATACCACAGCTGGTTACATGGTATACACAGCATATACGTTTAAAAATGTTTTCAATTATAAAGAAAATGATGTGTATTGGTGTACCGCAGATATTGGTTGGATTACAGGGCATAGTTATATTGTGTATGGTCCGTTAGCAAACGGAGCAACAACTGTAATGTTTGAAGGCGTTCCTAGTTATCCAGATTTCGGTCGTTTTTGGGAAATTGTAGAGAAGCACAACATAAATCAATTTTATACGGCGCCCACAGCAATTAGAGCATTAGCAAAAGAGAACTTAGAATTTGTTGATAGCCATAACCTTTCATCAGTAAAAGTGTTAGGAACGGTAGGGGAACCTATAAACGAAGAAGCATGGCACTGGTATAATGATAATGTTGGAAAAAAGAAAAGCCCAATTGTAGATACTTGGTGGCAAACTGAAACTGGTGGAATTATGATTTCTCCTTTACCTTATATCACTCCAACAAAACCAACTTACGCAACGTTGCCCTTACCAGGAATTCAAATAGCATTGATGGATGAAAACGGAAAAGAAGTAAAAGGAAATCAGGTTGATGGAAGATTGTGTATAAAATACCCTTGGCCATCTATGGCAAGAACTATATGGGGAAATCATCAGCGTTATAAGGAAACATATTTCTCTGCATTCGATGATATGTATTTTACAGGAGATGGTGCTCTTCGTGATGAGGTAGGCTATTACCGAATTACAGGTAGGGTAGATGATGTAATTATTGTTTCAGGACATAACTTAGGAACTGCACCTATAGAAGATGCAATCAATGAGCATCCTGCAGTAGCAGAAAGCGCTATAGTTGGTTTTCCGCACGAAGTAAAAGGAAACGCTTTATATGGTTATGTGATTTTGAAAGAAACCGGAGAGGTAAGAAATCAAGATAACTTACGTAAAGAGATAAATCAAATTATTACGGAGCATATCGGTCCGATAGCGAAGTTGGATAAAATTCAGTTTACTGAAGGAGTACCTAAAACACGCTCAGGAAAAATTATGCGTCGTATTCTTCGAAAAATTGCACATAATGAATTAGATAATTTAGGAGATGTTTCTACACTCTTAAATCCTGAAGTGGTACAGAATATAATTGATAACAGATTATAA
- a CDS encoding DUF779 domain-containing protein, which yields MQRVAITDAAKEIVKKLKKQHGELIFHQSGGCCDGSSPMIFPKDEMYLDESDILLGVLDEVPFYMNKDQYEYWKHTHLTIDITEGRGASFSLEIPLGVRFIIHSRLLQQEDES from the coding sequence ATGCAAAGAGTAGCAATAACAGATGCAGCAAAAGAAATAGTTAAAAAACTAAAAAAGCAACATGGCGAATTAATTTTTCATCAAAGTGGAGGGTGTTGTGATGGATCATCACCAATGATTTTTCCTAAAGATGAAATGTATTTAGATGAAAGTGATATTCTGTTAGGTGTGTTAGATGAAGTTCCTTTTTATATGAATAAAGATCAATATGAATACTGGAAGCACACGCACTTAACCATTGATATAACTGAAGGAAGAGGAGCAAGTTTTTCATTAGAAATTCCTTTAGGAGTTCGTTTTATTATACATTCACGTTTATTGCAACAAGAAGATGAAAGTTAG
- a CDS encoding response regulator: MESKKYNALIIDDHPLISEAYKSAFAYIESQNENISFHIQIANNCGAADEIIETYSSSNRSIEIIFLDISLPPLEEKGILSGEDLGLIINEKLPESKIIISTTFNDNYRVHSILKNVNPDGFLVKNDITPVELVHAIEEVLNDPPYYSKTVMKMLRNQVSNEYFLDDLDRKILYELSIGNRVNKLPNILPLSLAAVQKRKRQMAKIFEVDNSDDRDLILIAKEKGFL; the protein is encoded by the coding sequence ATGGAAAGTAAAAAGTATAACGCTTTAATAATTGACGATCATCCTTTAATATCAGAAGCTTATAAAAGTGCTTTTGCCTATATCGAAAGTCAAAATGAAAATATTTCTTTTCATATTCAAATAGCAAATAACTGTGGTGCTGCCGATGAAATTATAGAAACGTATTCTTCTTCTAATCGATCTATTGAAATTATTTTTTTAGATATTAGTTTACCTCCTCTAGAAGAAAAAGGTATTTTATCTGGTGAGGATTTAGGTTTGATTATAAACGAAAAACTTCCTGAGTCTAAAATTATTATCTCCACTACTTTTAACGATAATTACCGAGTACATAGTATTTTAAAAAACGTAAACCCTGATGGGTTCTTAGTTAAAAATGACATTACCCCGGTAGAATTAGTTCATGCTATTGAAGAAGTACTTAACGACCCTCCTTACTACAGCAAAACGGTAATGAAAATGCTGAGAAATCAAGTGTCCAATGAGTATTTTTTAGATGATTTGGATAGAAAGATTTTGTATGAACTATCTATTGGTAATCGTGTAAATAAACTACCCAACATCCTACCCTTATCTTTAGCTGCAGTACAAAAAAGAAAACGACAAATGGCTAAAATATTTGAGGTTGATAATTCTGATGATCGCGATTTGATTTTAATAGCAAAAGAAAAAGGATTCTTATAA
- a CDS encoding aldehyde dehydrogenase family protein gives MSYTKPKFKDTYANFINGKFVSPLGGEYFENKSPVDNSIIAKYPRSQKEDIELALDAANAAKESWGNTSAAERASLLNKVADIIEANLEEFALVETCDNGKPIRETLNADVPLAVDHWRYFAAAIRAEEGSATELDQNTLSMNIKEPLGVVGQIIPWNFPLLMLSWKLPPALATGNCVILKPAEQTPSSATLLMEKIADVFPPGVINVVHGFGPEAGKPLASSPRIDKVAFTGETTTGQLIMQYASKNLNPVTMELGGKSPNIFFNSVMDEDDAFLDKAIEGAVLFAFNQGEVCTCPSRILVQEDIYDKFMERVVARTEAIVQKSPYDVNTMVGAQASNDQYEKIQAYIKIGKEEGAKVLCGGEVNTLEGELANGFYIKPTILEGHNKMRVFQEEIFGPVVCVTKFKDEAEALEIANDTMYGLGAGVWTRDAHQLYQIPRAIKAGRVWVNCYHAYPAHAPFGGYKKSGFGRENHLMMMDYYRQTKNMLISYDKNKLGFF, from the coding sequence GCAAAATATCCAAGATCACAAAAAGAAGATATAGAACTAGCTTTAGATGCAGCCAATGCAGCGAAGGAAAGTTGGGGAAACACTTCAGCAGCAGAACGAGCTTCATTGCTAAATAAAGTAGCAGATATAATTGAAGCAAATTTAGAAGAGTTTGCATTAGTAGAAACCTGTGATAATGGAAAACCAATACGAGAAACATTAAATGCTGATGTTCCTTTGGCAGTAGATCATTGGCGCTATTTTGCGGCTGCCATTAGAGCAGAAGAAGGAAGTGCAACAGAGCTTGATCAAAATACCTTATCAATGAACATTAAAGAACCTTTGGGGGTTGTGGGGCAAATTATTCCTTGGAACTTTCCTCTTTTAATGTTATCGTGGAAGTTGCCACCAGCATTGGCTACAGGTAACTGTGTAATATTAAAACCAGCAGAACAAACTCCGTCATCAGCAACATTGTTAATGGAAAAAATAGCCGATGTTTTTCCTCCAGGAGTTATTAATGTAGTTCATGGTTTTGGTCCAGAAGCAGGAAAACCATTGGCATCAAGCCCAAGAATAGATAAAGTAGCATTTACAGGAGAAACTACTACAGGACAGTTAATAATGCAGTATGCTTCTAAAAACTTAAATCCAGTTACGATGGAGTTAGGAGGTAAGTCTCCAAATATCTTCTTTAATAGTGTAATGGATGAAGATGATGCTTTTTTAGATAAAGCAATTGAAGGAGCGGTGTTATTTGCTTTTAATCAAGGAGAAGTTTGTACCTGTCCTTCACGTATTTTAGTACAAGAAGACATCTATGATAAGTTTATGGAGCGAGTGGTGGCAAGAACAGAAGCAATTGTACAAAAAAGTCCGTATGATGTAAACACAATGGTAGGAGCACAAGCATCAAATGATCAATATGAAAAAATTCAAGCGTATATTAAAATAGGAAAAGAAGAAGGAGCGAAAGTGCTATGTGGAGGAGAAGTTAATACACTAGAAGGAGAGTTAGCAAATGGATTTTATATTAAACCAACTATTTTAGAAGGACACAATAAGATGCGCGTATTTCAAGAGGAAATTTTTGGGCCTGTTGTGTGTGTGACAAAGTTTAAAGATGAAGCAGAAGCGCTAGAAATAGCAAATGATACCATGTACGGATTAGGAGCAGGAGTGTGGACACGAGATGCACATCAGTTATATCAAATTCCAAGAGCTATTAAAGCAGGAAGAGTTTGGGTAAATTGTTATCATGCTTATCCAGCCCACGCACCATTTGGAGGGTATAAAAAATCAGGATTTGGTAGAGAAAACCATTTAATGATGATGGATTACTATCGTCAAACTAAGAACATGTTGATATCGTATGATAAAAACAAGTTAGGGTTCTTTTAG
- a CDS encoding tetratricopeptide repeat-containing sensor histidine kinase: protein MNYLKKSIFLFVFTFLTDTFCFPLPLQEIKQNDSIKIWLKQAKSKKLDIKSKKKLLLKSYDCIINNKEKLPLELSSIAYEFYKLKDTTFFFKINKEALQLATQTKHTYAIGDAHWNYATYYIKLEFYDKGYYHLDKAFQNFIEKDFKDEASQILQGMSRIKGRFRDYTGAEILNIKAIKLFKELKNYKRLHTSYNHLAQLQFDIKEYDRALYYYEKAIKNYQKSTKKKYIAIYNNIGNVYKEIKNYKKALYYYNIELKNRLTPIQYSMVIDNRAHCKLLMNDIKNIKEDFFKSLSIRDSLKNKEGIVSSKIHISDYYKYIKDTTKALQYAKEANSLAKELKNGGDYLTTLKQLANLDKQNSKKHLDRYIEFNDSLISAERRIQNKFTRIEFETDEYIEETERLSQQRIWIIVTSFAGLLVLSLLYFLRVQKVRNEKLKLEAEQQKANEEVYVLTLQQQAKLEEERVNERNRISAELHDGVLGKLFGTRVNLGFLAMQMKPETQEKHQAFLDELQEIEKEIRDVSHRLSDNFDSTNINFTTILTQLLKDRSTIGNFSYKFNFDKTIPWNEINEVTKANVYRIIQEALQNIIKHAKAKNVTLDASFKREELIISLKDDGIGFNAEKKKKGIGIKNITARVQKLGGTLEFISKENQGTTLVIITPFNTKNGK from the coding sequence TTGAACTATTTAAAGAAAAGCATTTTTTTATTTGTTTTTACCTTTTTAACAGACACTTTTTGTTTCCCTCTTCCATTACAAGAAATTAAACAAAATGACAGTATTAAGATATGGCTTAAGCAGGCCAAAAGCAAAAAATTAGATATAAAATCAAAAAAGAAATTATTACTAAAATCATATGATTGTATTATAAATAATAAAGAAAAACTTCCTTTAGAACTAAGCTCCATTGCCTACGAATTCTACAAATTAAAAGATACTACCTTTTTTTTCAAAATTAACAAAGAAGCATTACAGCTAGCTACACAAACAAAACATACTTATGCTATTGGTGATGCCCATTGGAATTATGCCACCTATTATATAAAATTAGAATTTTATGACAAGGGCTATTATCACCTTGACAAAGCTTTTCAAAACTTTATTGAGAAAGACTTTAAAGATGAAGCATCACAAATACTACAAGGGATGTCTCGAATTAAAGGGCGCTTCAGAGACTATACTGGAGCTGAAATTTTAAACATAAAAGCCATAAAACTTTTTAAAGAATTAAAAAATTATAAGCGCTTACATACATCTTATAACCATTTAGCACAATTACAATTCGATATTAAAGAATATGACAGAGCTTTATATTACTATGAGAAAGCCATTAAGAACTATCAAAAAAGTACTAAAAAAAAATATATCGCCATATATAATAATATTGGTAATGTCTACAAGGAAATAAAAAATTATAAGAAAGCCCTTTACTACTATAACATTGAATTAAAGAATCGTCTTACCCCTATTCAATACTCTATGGTTATAGACAACAGAGCTCACTGTAAACTTCTAATGAATGATATTAAAAATATTAAAGAAGATTTCTTTAAAAGTTTGTCCATAAGAGATAGCTTAAAAAACAAAGAAGGTATTGTTTCTTCAAAAATTCATATTTCAGATTATTATAAATACATCAAAGACACCACAAAAGCGCTACAATATGCTAAAGAAGCCAATTCGCTTGCCAAAGAATTAAAAAATGGGGGAGATTATTTAACTACTTTAAAACAACTAGCCAACTTAGACAAACAAAATTCTAAAAAACACTTAGATCGCTACATAGAGTTTAACGATAGTTTAATTAGCGCTGAAAGAAGAATACAAAACAAGTTTACCCGTATTGAGTTTGAAACAGATGAATATATTGAAGAAACCGAGCGTTTAAGTCAACAACGTATATGGATTATAGTAACTAGTTTTGCAGGTCTATTAGTTCTTAGTTTACTATATTTTTTACGTGTACAAAAGGTAAGAAATGAAAAATTAAAACTAGAAGCGGAACAACAAAAAGCCAATGAAGAAGTATATGTTTTAACACTACAACAACAGGCTAAGTTAGAAGAAGAACGTGTTAACGAACGTAACCGCATTTCGGCAGAACTTCATGATGGTGTTTTAGGAAAACTTTTCGGTACTCGGGTAAACCTTGGTTTTTTAGCTATGCAAATGAAACCTGAAACTCAAGAAAAACACCAAGCTTTTTTAGATGAGTTACAAGAGATAGAAAAGGAAATTAGAGATGTTTCTCACAGATTAAGCGATAATTTTGATAGCACTAATATTAACTTTACAACAATTTTAACACAACTTTTAAAAGATAGAAGTACTATTGGTAATTTTTCTTATAAGTTTAACTTTGATAAAACCATTCCATGGAACGAAATTAACGAGGTTACTAAAGCTAACGTATACCGCATCATTCAAGAGGCTTTACAAAACATTATTAAGCATGCTAAGGCAAAAAATGTTACCTTAGACGCTTCTTTTAAGAGAGAAGAGCTTATTATTTCGTTAAAAGACGACGGAATTGGTTTTAATGCCGAGAAAAAGAAAAAGGGAATTGGAATAAAAAATATTACAGCAAGGGTACAAAAATTAGGTGGTACTTTAGAGTTTATTTCTAAAGAAAACCAAGGAACTACACTTGTTATTATAACCCCTTTTAATACTAAAAATGGAAAGTAA